In Bacteroidales bacterium, one genomic interval encodes:
- a CDS encoding SpoIIE family protein phosphatase: MAVANSIGHGIQNSFISLLGYSFLNEIVHNKISSHTNLALDEIREKIKNSLPQVENTDNQDNGLAIAFCIINKASKKLYYSGARIPLQLVRHKDGKTEPVSEVFEPDCQPIGAYVDEKPFVEKVVQLREKDALYIFANDILQLEDKNRQEFAEKQLKETILAESNKSMKEQGKNIETFISELQGNNDEADDILALGVRI; the protein is encoded by the coding sequence ATAGCGGTAGCCAACTCAATAGGGCATGGAATACAAAATTCATTTATCAGTTTGCTGGGATATTCGTTCTTAAATGAAATTGTACATAATAAAATTAGTTCACACACAAATTTGGCTTTGGATGAGATAAGAGAAAAAATTAAAAACAGCTTGCCTCAAGTCGAAAATACCGATAATCAAGATAATGGATTGGCGATAGCGTTTTGTATTATCAATAAAGCTTCAAAAAAACTTTACTATTCGGGAGCGAGAATACCCTTACAGTTAGTTCGTCATAAAGACGGCAAAACGGAGCCCGTTTCAGAGGTTTTTGAACCCGATTGCCAGCCCATTGGAGCTTATGTTGACGAGAAGCCATTTGTCGAGAAAGTTGTCCAGTTGCGCGAAAAAGATGCTCTTTATATTTTTGCTAATGATATTTTGCAACTTGAAGATAAAAATAGACAAGAGTTTGCCGAAAAGCAGTTAAAAGAAACTATTCTTGCTGAAAGCAACAAAAGCATGAAAGAGCAGGGTAAAAATATTGAAACTTTTATTTCAGAATTGCAAGGAAATAACGACGAAGCCGACGATATTTTAGCTCTCGGAGTTAGAATTTGA